The genomic segment AATGATATGGAGCTTTGGGCTATAAAAATAAAATTTGCGGCGTTTTGGAGCAATGAGAATGTATTTAGAAAAAATTATAGGATTTGTGTCTTTAAACAAAAACATATTTCCAAAGTAATCACCATATATATTGCCCCCTATATCGTTGACCTTGTATTCAAAATCAACAATATCCCCTTTTTCAAGAGAACTAAACTTAATGGTTTTTCTTCTGTAATCATAGTATGTTCTGTACTCTGGGCTGGATGTGGACGCGTCAGAGAATTTATAATAATCTCTTATTGTTCCATCTTTTTTTATAATGCATGCTTTTTTAATAATAACTTCCTGATCTCCGGGAACATAATATATGTTGAGATGGCTAAAATCCTTTACCCCTTTATCTGTAAGAACTTTAATGACTTGATGTACATATTCAGACGAAGTGCCATCCATATATACCCGTGAGATTGCTTTATCAAGCAGATAAACAGCTTCGCTATCAGTCTGTTTTAGGTTATTTGCAGAATTGATTATTGCTGCTATGTTCTCTGTAAAATTCTCTTCATACGCTTCTTTCTTTGGACTCAAAAATTCAGCGTATTTTCTGAGCCATGTATAGTCAGGCTTTATTTTCAACGCCTCATTGACAAACCCCTCAAACTTTTCGTAATTACCAATGCGTCGATGCAGAAGTCCTAAACTTGAAAGTATTTCATAGTTCTCTGGGCAGATTATAATTGCTTGATTACATACCTTAATAGCTTTATGAAATTGGTATCTGTTGGCATATATTTTTGCCCTCTGCAGAGGGATATTAGTATCGTACGGGTTCAAGGTTGCCATTTCACAGAGCCTATTCAAGGCTTCTGAATCCTTGCTCATATTTAGTAAAATTTTAATAATTTTCTCTCTTGCATAATTATCCATAAAATCTATCTCTGAAAGCTTTCGGAGTTGTGCTAAGGTTTCTTCCTGTGAACGATGATGCTCATAATAGCAAATTATACTATTCTGTGTTTCTTTCTTATATGTAGGAGCATCTTTTATCCCCTCAAGCAAAGGAGGAATAAGCGGAGTTAAACCCTGTTTTGAGTAAATAGAGATTTTTAGACAAGTTGCCGGGAAAAATGATGGATTAATATCAAGACATTTATTAACTATATCCAGGGCTTTTGTCAGGTTATCAGCATTTAAGTAATATTTTGCCAGTTGATAAAAGGCTATTGTAAAATTAGGATCTAATTTAATAGTTTTCTCTAACAGTTCCCTTCTTTTGTTTGGTTGATGCGCAAGATTTGCTCCAAGATAGCTATAGAAAGGATTATCAGGATTTAGCTGAATCGCTTTTGTTATACATAGAAAATCCTTATGTTTGGTTTCATCATACGGCATGCTTTTATTGAGAAGATATGCTAAATAATAATAGAGTTGCGCATTACCCGCGTCGGTTTTGATGCTTTCTTCAAGACGGGATATGTTTCCTGAACTGGTGTCAGTATCTTCCACAGGAACATGTTCTGCTATCTTTGCAGGTAAATTTGCGCGAACCTTTAGTCTTGATATACGGTTGCCGTCTGGAGATGTTATCCTGAAGAGCAATTCCCACTTCTCCTGCTTTTGACAGAGCTTAATCAGGATTTTGTTCCATCCTTTGTTAAGAATGACTCTTGCATGACTCTGATCAAATCGTGCAGCATGGTAATTATTATCACTAAAAACCAAGCTGTTATTTAGCCATATCTTAATTGCATCATCATGCCCTATTCTAAATGCGACTTCTCTTTTCTTATTTGATTTAACAAATGTTAGTAAATAACTACAGGTATTTTTATTTGGTCTGAAAATAGCTCCAAGGTCAGTGAATCCCAATGGAGATTCAATATTTATATGTCTCCATTTTACTTTTCTATCCTTACCCTGATATTCAGAAGAAATTTTTATTTCCGTCTCAGGCGGGTATTCTTTGTCAAAACCTGTTTTCCCATCATTGTCAAATGGACCTATTACAAACCAGTTTTGAATAAAACCAAGTTTTGCGCACAAGCTCTTTGCCGCCTCAATTTTCCCATCTTCAAGGCATAGCTGCAGCATAAACCATTTAGCAAGAGATTTTAGTGATGGGTTAGATTTCCTTCCTTTTCTTATATATTTACAGATTTTTAAGACGTTTGTTTTATTACTGATGCTGAAACGCATATCAAAAATTCTTCTTAGATATACCTCCTGCTGTACACTATCAGAAGTATTCCTAATCAGTTTTTCGTAAGATATAAACGCCTTGTCGCAATTTCCCTTTGCCTCCTCAGATAGTCCCGAGTTTTCTAATCTGCTGATATCATCTATATTTGGAGTTGTATAACCTGCAATAGAGAGGGAAAGTATAGAAATAGCAATAAGAATAAAAAAGAAAAATTTTGAATTAATCTTCATACGATACATACTTGTAGTATAAACATCCTTCACAAATCCCTCATTAATATAACATCTTGCGGCTTTACAAGCAATAATTTAAAATTAAGAAATTTCCCATTTTTTGTTGATTTTTTGAGCAATCCTTAGTACAGTGGCATTAAAGTAACAGTAAAGATTCAATAATTAAGGTTATAAATAATTATGGAAAATATTTTAATTAATCAATCGGTGGCTATACTATGCGATGGGAACAATATTGAACGGAGTATCCATGAACTCTCTAAAACAAAAAACGCAATGATCAATTTTGATAAGTTGATTCCGAAATTGCTAAATAATAGAGGATTAAACAGGCTAATTTATTTTAGGGAAGGTAGGTCCATATCTTCAAAATTCGCTGATAGATTACATGAAAACTATTATGGTTCTGTTATTCCGTGTCATAAATCTGCCGATATTCCACTTTCTATCAAAGCAACGCAACTCGCTTCAAAGGTTGACACCATTATCATTATGTCAGGAGATTCGGATTTTGTGGATTTGGTTTTGCATCTGAAAGGGGAAGGGGTAAGGGTAGAAATTGCTGCGGTAAGAGAAACAACTGCCAAAATATTAATTGATGAAGCAGACTATTTTCATGAAATAATAAAAGAAGATTGGTTTGTATATAAAGCACCAAGAAAGATAAATGTGGAAAGAAGTTTATAATAACTCGTCACTCAACTCTGCCGTTAGAATGTAGAAAAGGATGAAACAGATATTATTTCATTGGCAGTTTTGGGCATTGCTGTCAGCCTTTTTCGCTTCACTGACTGCTATCTTTGCGAAAATCGGAATAAGAAATATCAATTCTGATTTCGCAGTGTTTATCAGAACAATCATTATCTTAATTTTTACCACGATGTTTCTTCTTGTTACTAAGCAGTTTCAATCTATTAGAGCAGTCACCTCTAAAAATGTGGTCTTTCTTGTATTATCAGGTGCGGCATTACTTTAATTGGAGTTGGAGCAGTACTCGTTGGTATCAGATAAGTTACAGCCTAACCAATTGAAAATTGGTTTTCATAAAATATACCTTGTAACGTCGATATCCTCCACAAATCCTTCCATTTTTTTCTTTACATATGCTGCATTTATAGATATTTTTTTTCCGCTCTCCTCAGGCGCATTGAAGGATATATCCTCCAGCATTTTTTCCACAACAGTGTAAAGGCGTCTAGCTCCTATATTCTCTGTTTCCTGATTTATCTTAAATGCTATAGAGGCAATTTCACGAACAGCATCTTTTGTAAACTCAATCTTAACATTTTCTGTTTCCAGAAGCGCTATGTATTGTTTAATCAATGCGTTGCGGGGTTGTGTGAGTATTTTCTCAAAATCACCTTCGCTTAAACTTGAGAGTTCAACTCTTATCGGAAATCTTCCCTGCAGTTCAGGGATAAGGTCTGAGGGTTTACTCACATGAAAGGCGCCAGCCGCTATAAATAGAATATGGTCTGTCTTTACCATTCCATATTTTGTTGCAACAGTTGTTCCTTCCACAATAGGCAGTATATCTCTCTGTACTCCCTCCCTTGACACATCAGGGCCGGATTGCGACTTAGTGCCTGCAATCTTATCAAGCTCATCGATAAATACTATGCCGGCATTTTCTACTTTGGATATAGCAGTACGAATAATCTCATCCATGTCAAGCAGTTTTGCCGCTTCTTCCTGAGTGAGGATACGTCTTGCTTCCTTAATAGTTGCTTTTCTTTTCTTGCTCTGTTTTGGCATCATTTTAGAAAACATGTCATTAAAATTTATTCCCATTTCTTCTATGCCGGAGCTTGAGAAGATTTCAACCATTGGCATTATGTGATTTTTCGTCTCGAGTTCAACCATTCTATTATCAAGCTTGCCGTCAGTAAGTCTCATTTTTAACTTTTCCCGCGTTCTTTTAATTTGAGCTTCCTTTTCCTTATCGTTAGTTTTGCTTTTTGCAGGAGGCAGGAGCAGATCTAACAGTCTTTCCTCTGCAAGCTCAGAAGCATTGATCTCAACGCGGCGGCTCTCAGCATCTCTTATCATCTTTACTGCAAGATCAGTCAGATCCCTTATCATAGATTCTACGTCTCTACCAACATAGCCAATTTCTGTATATTTTGACGCCTCAACCTTAAGGAATGGCACCTGAGCCAATCGCGCAAGGCGTCTGGCAATTTCTGTTTTCCCTATGCCTGTTGGTCCGATCATAATAATATTCTTTGGAGCAACTTCATCGCGCAATTCTAAAGGTAGTTTTTGTCTGCGCCATCTGTTTCTCAAAGCTATAGCAACAGACTTCTTTGCATTGTTTTGTCCGATAATATATTTATCAAGTTCTTTTACAACTTGTTTTGGTGTTAATGCATCCATTAGAATTTCCTCCCTAGAGTTTCTCTACAACTATCTGATCGTTCGTATATATGCATATTGAAGATGCTATTAAAATGGCTTCCTTAACGATTTCTGCTGCTGAGAGGTCTGAATATTTTATTAGCGCTTTAGCTGCAGCAAGCGCATAAGGACCTCCTGAACCTATGGCTAATACTCCGTCACTTGGCTCAATAACATCTCCCGTTCCAGATATAAGAAGTGAATAATCCTTATTGACAACAGCGAGCAAAGACTCTAGCCGCCTTAGAACTCTATCTGTGCGCCAGTCTTTTGCAAGCTCAATTGCAGCCCGCTGAAGGTTGCCGTTATATTCCTCAAGCTTTTTCTCAAACCTTTCAAACAGGGTAAAAGCATCTGCCGTTGCTCCTGCAAAACCAACCAGCACTTGATCGTTATACAATCTGCGTAGTTTTTTTGCATTCTGCTTCATAATAGTTTCGCCCTGTGTAACCTGCCCATCACCACCTATAGCTACCTTTCCCTTATGCCTTACAGTAAGGATTGTAGTTGAGCGTGTCATTTTTCTTCCTCCCTGAACTAGTTTTTAAATCCCAAAAAAATCTCCATTAATATAACATCTTGTATC from the bacterium genome contains:
- a CDS encoding DUF3857 domain-containing protein; translated protein: MKDVYTTSMYRMKINSKFFFFILIAISILSLSIAGYTTPNIDDISRLENSGLSEEAKGNCDKAFISYEKLIRNTSDSVQQEVYLRRIFDMRFSISNKTNVLKICKYIRKGRKSNPSLKSLAKWFMLQLCLEDGKIEAAKSLCAKLGFIQNWFVIGPFDNDGKTGFDKEYPPETEIKISSEYQGKDRKVKWRHINIESPLGFTDLGAIFRPNKNTCSYLLTFVKSNKKREVAFRIGHDDAIKIWLNNSLVFSDNNYHAARFDQSHARVILNKGWNKILIKLCQKQEKWELLFRITSPDGNRISRLKVRANLPAKIAEHVPVEDTDTSSGNISRLEESIKTDAGNAQLYYYLAYLLNKSMPYDETKHKDFLCITKAIQLNPDNPFYSYLGANLAHQPNKRRELLEKTIKLDPNFTIAFYQLAKYYLNADNLTKALDIVNKCLDINPSFFPATCLKISIYSKQGLTPLIPPLLEGIKDAPTYKKETQNSIICYYEHHRSQEETLAQLRKLSEIDFMDNYAREKIIKILLNMSKDSEALNRLCEMATLNPYDTNIPLQRAKIYANRYQFHKAIKVCNQAIIICPENYEILSSLGLLHRRIGNYEKFEGFVNEALKIKPDYTWLRKYAEFLSPKKEAYEENFTENIAAIINSANNLKQTDSEAVYLLDKAISRVYMDGTSSEYVHQVIKVLTDKGVKDFSHLNIYYVPGDQEVIIKKACIIKKDGTIRDYYKFSDASTSSPEYRTYYDYRRKTIKFSSLEKGDIVDFEYKVNDIGGNIYGDYFGNMFLFKDTNPIIFSKYILIAPKRRKFYFYSPKLHIIPQKIYDKHAETISYIWEKRNIEKIDRELSMPPYQEITPYLLISTFKDWTDTARWYADLTRDQMESSPEIKKIVASLTENKNTEIDKIGAIYNYVVKKIRYVALEFGIHGYKPYKAYQVFSRKFGDCKDKALLIMTMLKEAGIPSEIVLVRTISLGRFDFSQASLGLFNHAICHIRLKGGKELWLDGTAEYSSINEIPWMDQGTRVFVVDLKRRKGILSEIPVSAGIHNNRISDKNVLLKNDGSAYIGGTEIVSGAFCPGIRYFFQIPSKQNEEFEKLLNTIFEGVQVINIHFPDLSGLDTPIKYNYAVSVPKFLKPVSEGFSFNPVMFGHKLTQRYASSSIRKHDLLLSYPFMDNKTTEFLLPQGYEAIHLPQDVELKSKFGSLSMVYGKLPDKIIVKIKLQLDVSRVSPEEYSEFRKFAADVDKNENKEIIIKKIPVAE
- a CDS encoding NYN domain-containing protein; its protein translation is MENILINQSVAILCDGNNIERSIHELSKTKNAMINFDKLIPKLLNNRGLNRLIYFREGRSISSKFADRLHENYYGSVIPCHKSADIPLSIKATQLASKVDTIIIMSGDSDFVDLVLHLKGEGVRVEIAAVRETTAKILIDEADYFHEIIKEDWFVYKAPRKINVERSL
- a CDS encoding EamA family transporter; the protein is MKQILFHWQFWALLSAFFASLTAIFAKIGIRNINSDFAVFIRTIIILIFTTMFLLVTKQFQSIRAVTSKNVVFLVLSGAALL
- the hslU gene encoding ATP-dependent protease ATPase subunit HslU, which translates into the protein MDALTPKQVVKELDKYIIGQNNAKKSVAIALRNRWRRQKLPLELRDEVAPKNIIMIGPTGIGKTEIARRLARLAQVPFLKVEASKYTEIGYVGRDVESMIRDLTDLAVKMIRDAESRRVEINASELAEERLLDLLLPPAKSKTNDKEKEAQIKRTREKLKMRLTDGKLDNRMVELETKNHIMPMVEIFSSSGIEEMGINFNDMFSKMMPKQSKKRKATIKEARRILTQEEAAKLLDMDEIIRTAISKVENAGIVFIDELDKIAGTKSQSGPDVSREGVQRDILPIVEGTTVATKYGMVKTDHILFIAAGAFHVSKPSDLIPELQGRFPIRVELSSLSEGDFEKILTQPRNALIKQYIALLETENVKIEFTKDAVREIASIAFKINQETENIGARRLYTVVEKMLEDISFNAPEESGKKISINAAYVKKKMEGFVEDIDVTRYIL
- the hslV gene encoding ATP-dependent protease subunit HslV — its product is MTRSTTILTVRHKGKVAIGGDGQVTQGETIMKQNAKKLRRLYNDQVLVGFAGATADAFTLFERFEKKLEEYNGNLQRAAIELAKDWRTDRVLRRLESLLAVVNKDYSLLISGTGDVIEPSDGVLAIGSGGPYALAAAKALIKYSDLSAAEIVKEAILIASSICIYTNDQIVVEKL